The Chloroflexota bacterium genomic sequence CCTGCTGGGCGCGGACCTGGCGAGGAAATTCGACGCAGGCCCCGGCGACGCTTTCTCCATTCACGGCGAGGAGTTTGAGGTCATCGGCGTCCTGGAGCCGCTGCTGATGTTCTTTGACACAACGGCCATCATCCCGTGGACAGCCGCTCAGGAGCTCCTGGTCCGGAACGAGGCCCTGGAATTCGAGGGCGGCACGGACATCCCCATCCTGACGTCCATGGTCATCGCCTACCCTGAACCCGGGGCGGACTTCCGCGCCATCATGCGGAACATTGGGGAGGCCCTCCCCCAAACGCGTGCCGTGACTGGAGAGGACTTCGATGACCAGTTCGGTTCCACCATTGCCATCTTCAACGCGATCATCCTGAGCGTCGCGCTGATCAGCATCGTCGTGGGCGGGTTGTCCGTCATCAACACCATGACCATGAGCGTCGCCGAACGCACCCGCGAGATCGGCATCAAGCGGGCCATCGGCGCGAGCCGGGGCCTCATCATGCGGGAGCTGGTCCTGGAGGCCGGCCTTATGGGATTCATCGGCGGGCTGGTCGGCCTCGGCCTCGCGGGCCTTGTCGTCTACGTCGCCAACGACGCCGGACAGACCTCCGGGACCATCCTCTTCCTGCTGACCCCGTGGATCGGCGCGCTGGGCGTCACTTTCTCGACCCTGCTGGGCGCCGTCGCCGGTGCGCTGCCGGCGTGGAACGCCGCCCGTCTCGATCCTGTCGAAGCGCTTCGGTACGGGTAGGAGCGAACGATGGCATTTCTGGAAGCGCGCAATCTCCACAAGACCTACCGGCTGAGCCGCAATAACTACGTGCGAGCGCTGCGAGGCGTCGACGTGACCGTCGAGGCCGGCGAGATGGTCGGCATCATGGGGCCTTCCGGCTGCGGCAAGAGCACGTTGATGCACATTCTTGGCATCCTCCACGCACCTGACCTCGACGCCCCGCCGCCGGACCTCGCCATCGACGGGACCGACGTCACCGTGCTGACCGACCGTGAGCGCACGCGGATACGCGCAGAGCGCATGGGCTTCGTTTTCCAGGCCTTCAACCTCGTCTCGACCCTGACGACGGTGGAGAACGTCGCACTCCCGGCCGAGTACGCTGGAAGGCCCCGCCATGAAGCGCGGACCGCGGCCGTTGAGGCCCTCAAGCTCGTCGGCCTCGAGGACTGGGCCGAGCACCGGCCCATGGAACTCTCCGGCGGGCAGCAGCAACGTGCCGCCATCGCACGCGCGCTCGTTACCCAACCCGCCCTGCTGCTGGCCGACGAGCCCACCGGCAACCTCGACTCCGAGAACACGGCTGAGGTCATGGCGCTCCTGCACTGGTTCAACCGGGAGCGCGGCCAGACCATCGTCCTCGTCACCCACGACACCCGCGTCAGCGAGGCCTGCAGCCGCGTCCTCACCATGCAGGACGGCGTCATCATCAATGGGCGCCGGACTAGCGTCTCACAGGATGGACCTGCCGGTATCAGTTTGGGACCCTGACTCGAAGCCGCTGTAATTCGCCTTGTCGCTCTCGCCGCCGTGCTGCTATTGTGGAGACTGTGGA encodes the following:
- a CDS encoding ABC transporter permease, giving the protein MLRSLTRRKLRTALTVLGITVGIWALIVMSAMANKLTALVDGGSTYFDNKILVTDATNPAFGFGNVPMPVEVVERVGRIPGIAVAAARVSFLLDPDNTGSGFSAPDFVIGFRAGFDQGYETFRSELAQGRYTTLEDEGQRVVLLGADLARKFDAGPGDAFSIHGEEFEVIGVLEPLLMFFDTTAIIPWTAAQELLVRNEALEFEGGTDIPILTSMVIAYPEPGADFRAIMRNIGEALPQTRAVTGEDFDDQFGSTIAIFNAIILSVALISIVVGGLSVINTMTMSVAERTREIGIKRAIGASRGLIMRELVLEAGLMGFIGGLVGLGLAGLVVYVANDAGQTSGTILFLLTPWIGALGVTFSTLLGAVAGALPAWNAARLDPVEALRYG
- a CDS encoding ABC transporter ATP-binding protein; this translates as MAFLEARNLHKTYRLSRNNYVRALRGVDVTVEAGEMVGIMGPSGCGKSTLMHILGILHAPDLDAPPPDLAIDGTDVTVLTDRERTRIRAERMGFVFQAFNLVSTLTTVENVALPAEYAGRPRHEARTAAVEALKLVGLEDWAEHRPMELSGGQQQRAAIARALVTQPALLLADEPTGNLDSENTAEVMALLHWFNRERGQTIVLVTHDTRVSEACSRVLTMQDGVIINGRRTSVSQDGPAGISLGP